DNA sequence from the Micromonas commoda chromosome 7, complete sequence genome:
GTCATCCCGGCTTCTGTTCGCACGCGCGAGCTCAACCAGTCCACGACAGGCCGCATGTATGCCTTTCTTTTGACTTAACGTCAGACGCACGAACTCGACCGCCTCTTGGTTATCCACGTGATCCCAAAGTCCATCAGTGCCTAGAATGAGGAACTCCGAGCTCTCGGAGATGGTGCCACAGAATACGCTCGGCTCCGCGGTGATGTAACTCTTCAGTTCTCGATCACCGAGAGCGCGACTGACTCCCAATATCCCTTGCACGCGCTCACGAACAATCTCACCACCCCGACGCTCGACTGCTTCTCGTTCTACTGCGCAATCTGGCCTATGGTCGTGGGTCAACGCCACAGCCTGTCCACCCTGGCAAATCACCGCTCGGCAGTCGCCAACATTGGCTACCCAAATTCTGCCTTTGCAAAGGTATGCTGTCGTGGCAGTTGCCCCTCCTCGTAAATCTCCAAATGATAAAAACTCTTGATCGGTAGCTAAGAACCCCTtgatcatcgccgccttgacctGTTTCATAAACTCGTCAGGGTCCAAGTGTGACCCGACGTCATTGACCTCCCTGAGGATGTTGTCGTGCAGATTATCTGCGGCATAGTCCGCAGCCTCCCGCCCCCCGTGTCCATCGAAAACAGAGAATATCCCCCGAGTCGGATCTCCGTCGAGGCCTGGTGCAGCTTGATACGCATCCTCGCAAGAGAAGCGCCGATTTCCTCGCTTGGAGCTGAGGGCAAACGTGCGGCCCTCGACAACTGTGACCTCCTCGGCCAAGCTTGCGTCCTCCAGCTCGCGTTCGGTCGCGAGCTTCATCTGCATTCCACTAACATGCGTGCGCATATCTGTCGATTTGTGATGCGGAACATGATTATGGCGAGGTTTTAGTTAGTTCGGAGAAGAGCGACCATCAGGAAGCAACCGGTTGAAAAAAAGCGTTCAAGTCATGGACGTTTGACTCACCGTTCGAGATGCTCAATGCCGGCGGACGCTTCCTTTTCTTGAACGTCAtcggcgagcttctcgcTAGTGTGTTCCTGGAAGCAGGGGATCCCACAGCGACGGTACCTTGACCGCTCACCTCGGCTGGTACCCGAACCCGAACTCGCGATGAGCATccttcttcgacgacgcTGACGTTCGAAGAGCCGTGACACGCCACGGGTGATCCAGCGTTCCACGCGCTTCCGAAACGCTTGGACAGGTCTCGATTTTCCATCCCTATAGACGAGATCGCTGATGAGATCACTTTCAGTTCCACCGTCAAGAAGCCGAGACGCGTCTACCTGAAGAGCACGCGACGAAGAAGTCGACGCTCCTGGGCCGTTTTTCGATCTGCTACCAGCGCAGCGAAGAGGTAGCGCCGATACCTCAGCCTGTCTCTCAACAGCTCGAGTACAGTCGCCCGAGCGAGAAGTGTATCCCTCGTCGCTTGCCTCTGATGAATTTGCGGGAAGTGCACCGCCCTGTCCTTTCCGCGAGTGTGACACTCTGAGATGGTGGAAGCGTGGTTTTGTTGACCGCCTTTGACCCACCTCCCGCGCCACGAATTTTCTCACTAACAGGAATAAAAATGCATGGTTTCTAACATAAGACGTAGTGTTCGTCACAATACCTGTGATAATTCAAGTTTCGGAAAATATTTCTGACTGATTACCTGTAGCACGAGCACAGCAGCTTGGCGACGCCTACGAGTTATCCGTCCAAGGCGGCACCACGTCACACTTCGTGAGGGCGCAGGGTGTCCCTGCGCGTGTTTTCCGCACCAGCGTCGCGTCAGTCGTCGGGGTTGTTTCACGTCCACATGGCGCAGTCCACCCGCATGTGCGCCGGGCTCAGATGCAATAGCATGGGTTCCAGGGCTGTGGGGCGCTCGTTGGGTCGCGCACAGGTTGCAAAAAAAACGCACGCGTTCATTgcgacctccgccgcgcctctCCGCGTGACTTGCATGGCCAACCAGAGGCGCGTGGCGAAGGTGCAGCAGCAGATGCGCAGAGAGATTTCTAACATGATGCAGACTGACAAGGTGAGTCCAGGAAAAAGCTGGCCCGGGCGTCTATTGAGACGGTGGCGTGCTTCGTCAATCAAACCCTAAAACCTAtgcgctcgtgctcgcgtcAACCCCAACCTGACCAAGCCGTTTCTCCAATCTATAGAAATTACGCGATATGGTGTATCCCGAGGAGCGGATGGGAGTGGATAACGTGATGTCTTGCATGGTGACCGTGGCTGATGTTGAGGTCTCTGGCGACCTCCAGGTTGTGAAGGTGTTTGTTTCaatcctcggcgacgaacgcgggaAGAAGAACGCCATCAACGGATTGAAGAAGATGGAGGGTTACGTGCGTCGAAACATAGGGAAGAGGGTGTCGCTTCGGCTCACCCCTGATATCAGGTTCGTGTACGATGACTCGTTCGAGCGTGGTCAGAGGGTGTCGTcactcctcgacgagcttcGAGTCGAGAGGGAGGTGAGGGAAGCGCGTGGCGGTGGATACACCAAGTCCgagcttctcgccgtcgaggacacCATCACAAACCCTTACGGCGATGAAGAGGATAGCGATTGGATTGAGGATCTCGATGAGCTCAttggggaggaggaggaggaggaggaggaggaggaggaggatatTGACATCGAGGCAGTTTGGGATGAGTTACAAAAGAATGCCAAAATTGACGACTGAGTGTGCGCCGGGTGGCTGTCGCGCCATTAGTGTACCGTAGCGAACTATTTTGATCACTCTTCATAGTTATTGTTTGCATCGTAGCACTTGCGGTCGGCTGGACTCAAGACTCTCATGTGATGTTTGGCGAAGTTGCGTCTCTGAGTGTCTCACTTTTTTCAGGTGGAAAAACTGACAGCGCGTCGCTTTTTTGTGCACGGGATATTTTCGTGTCGTGTCGCGACGTATCCACTGTGGACACGCGCAGCCTCGGGCCCTTCCTTGGTCGTTGTATTTGAGGTCACTCTACAGCACAATGTCTACTGTCATGCAGCAGGCTGCGGCGACACCCGTCGCGATACTTCGCCTCCGTGGGAAGACTCACTCTCGCGCAATTCGCGCACATCGTCTCGGTGCTCGCCGTCAGGTttcctgcgcggcgtcgccggcagAAGCGATTAAAGACAAGCGGATCCCTGTCACCATTCTTACGGGATTCTTGGGGTGAGTACTACAAGCGCACGCGGTGCACTCATAGAGTCATCTTCTCGGCATGCTCGAGGCCCCTAACCAAAAAAACCCTAGGGGAAACCAAAACaacgacccgccgcggcaaCTGACCTAAGTCCACTTTGCCCCTGTCCGCAGATCCGGCAAGACGACGCTCTTGAACCGTATTCTTGCGGGTGATCATGGCAAGcgcatcgtcgtcatcgaaAACGAGTTTGGCGAGATTGACATCGACAGCGAACTTGTCGCGTTCAAGGAGAATGGAGAGGAGGACATCATGCTCCTCAACAACGGTTGCCTCTGCTGctccgttcgcggcgacctGGTTGATATGCTCGGTCGACTCGTGACTGAGAAGAAGGGCCAGTTCGATCACATTCTGATCGAGACCACGGGTTTGGCGAATCCGGCTCCCATCATTCAGACCTTTTATCTGGAGCCCGACCTGCTGGACACGCTGCGccttgacggcgtcgtcaccctcgtGGACGCAAAGCATGCCATGATGCACCTCGACGAGAAGAAGCCCGAAGGCGTAGTGAACGAGGCCCTCGAACAGGTTGCGTTCGCCGACCGTCTCGTCCTCAACAAGACCGACCTGGTGAACCAGTCGGAGCTCCTCAGCATTGAGAACCGTGTGCGCACCATCAACAACCTTGCCAGCATCCAGCGTGCAGAGAAGGCCAACGTGGATCTCGACTTTGTGCTCGGGGTCGGCGGTTTCGACCTCGACCGTGTCGAGGACGTCATCATCGGCGaaaagaaggaggaggagcatGGCCACTCACACTCACACTCACACTCACACGGCGAAGCGGAGTGTGTGGATCCGGAGTGCAACGACCCGAGCCACTCTCATTCCCATTCCCACTCCCACTCCCACGGCGAAGCGGCTGAGTCGGAGGCGGAGTGCGAGGTGTGCGGCGAACACGGTCACAGTCATAGCCATCACGTGCACGATGACACAGTGACGAGCGTTAGCCTCACCATGGACGGCGAGGTTGACCTTGACCTTGTCAATGATTGGCTCGGCATGCTCCTGAACGACAGATGGCAGGATCTCTTCCGTATGAAAGGCGTGCTTGCCATCGAGGGATGCGATGATCGCTACGTGTTCCAGGGCGTGCATGCCCTGTTTGAGGGAATGCCCGACAAGCCCTGGGAGGATGGGGTTGCTCGATCGTCGAAGCTTGTGTTCATCGGGAAGGATCTGGACCGCGATGAGCTGGAAGCGGGATTCAAAGCTTGTGCTGTTGGAGCAAGCGTTGGGGCTGCCTCCCAGTGAGCTTAGGTAGCTAGCGCGCAGTAGAAAGAGTGGTTCGGTAACACTTACCTTCAATACGATTCATTTAACATTGTCGAACAATCCCTGCGTCTCGCGGCGGTTGTGTGAAGATTTTCTTGAGAAGAAAAACATGGCCCTGCAGTGCGACTTGCGTGTCTCGCCCGCCCGCCTGGCCAAAATATTTAGACCTAAAATTCTGGCCTCCGCTCCCACAGCTGGCGGTTCGGGACCGCTCACTTCCGCGCAGTCTTGTGACGTCGTGCGTTCAGTAAAATGGCGTTGCCCACCAAAGCCATGGCTACCAACCCCTCCCAACTCCTGCCGTCGGAGTTGGTGGACAAGTGCGTAGGATCGAGGATTTGGGTGATCATGAAGGGCGAGAAGGAGATGGTTGGTACTCTCAGGGGCTTTGACGTGTATGTGAACATGGTGCTGGAGGATGTGATTGAGTAGTGAGTCTCCCAAGAACAATTTCGCATTttgccgccccccgcgttcttctcctccttttTTCGGGACAGTAGCCCGGCATACCGCCGTCCCGCGTAATTCCTGTCTGACCTGATTCCGATCTCGTACTGCAGTGAGATGACCCCAGAGGGCAGGCGCGAGACAAAGCTAGATCAGATTCTTCTCAACGGGAACAACATCGCGCTGTTAGTACCGGGGGGCATGCCTGAAGACACAGCGTGAACGAATACGCGTAGAGAGGGAGTATCACGTAGTATATTAACATTTGACAAACAAAGACGCCTCTCTCTCAGTACGAATCGTCTCCGCGAGCCGTCACCCAAGCCACAAATATGGCTGCAACGAGAGCCACAcaccacgccgccgaagccgcagCGCGCCCACCGGCGGGCCCGGCGCTGAGGAATGGATAGAAGACATCCGCTGGGAGCGTCGGCAGGATGGGAGGGGACGCAGGTTTCACACCCTCCGGAGCATCCTGAGCCATCTCCACAAAGTGCACCGTGGACTTCAGCATAAAGTCCtgacggtcgtcggcggcgttgtCCCAAGGAAAGTCCGTGTAGGTCCAGTCCGCGAGATTCCAGCTCACCTTCACCCGCTGGACCTTAGACTGCGCGTGGTCGAGGTGGCCAACCTTGGCAGTGAGCACGTCGATGTTGACGCCGACAGCGACGTTTTTGCATGTCTTTGTCGTTTCATCCCAAGACATGGCTGAGTCCCCGGAGGGTTTGGTGAGCTGCTCTGCGGCGGTCAGCTCCGTGGCGCAGTCGGTCGTGTCGGTTGCATCGCACGACTTCCAGTCAGCGATGTTCTCGTAATTCGCGTTGGCCCACGCAGCCACCATCACCGTCTTTGCGCTGAGATCGTAGTTGCTATCCAACGTTCCATACAGGAGACCGTCCATGAGCTGGGCAGGAAGCGGCACGGATGAACCAGGCGCCTTGGTTTTGTCAGGCGTGGTGCCACCCAGCACGCCGTTCACGCTGATGAGATCGTACAAGTAGTCGGCCACTGCCTTGTCGCCGCTGCCCTGGCAGAAAGTCTTGAGATTATCTTGCGAGAGAGGGATGGCGCAAGAGCTCGATTGAGACATGCCGAAGCGCACGGTAGACTTGCCGTTGCCGCTGCATCTCCCATCGGGGCCCGCGCCAGGTATGGTCAGGCCATCCTTCAGACGTGCGACGGCATTTTTGCCAGAGCTCGTGTCTTTGGTACCTGCCAAGAGGGGAGCGCCAACCACGTaacccggcgcgccgctTCTGGGCACCACCGTCTCGGCGCTGAGTTTCCAGGACACCGTGTACTTGACACGCACGGACGAGGGGTTGCCCGGGTCTGCCAGGGCACCATTGGCATTGTACACGGCTGACCACCTGGTGCTGGTCATGACGTCGGCAAAGACGAGGTCAACGGCAAAGCTGCTGATGGAACCACTGCCGTCGTGCGTGATGACGTAGTGTGCCTCAACGACTGCGAAATTACACGTGTCTGCAGCGCCAgagccgccgctgccgtcggTGAACGTCGCGGCAGGGACTGTACCCGTCAAATCTGTGAGTTTGCCGCCAATTCGAGAGCGGTACTTCATGGAAGAGATTGTAGGAGCCTCCGTCGGGGTTGCGCTGCTTCCGGGAGTCTTCGCCAGCTTGAGGTCGTTGACCAGGTACTTGGCGTTCAAGAGAGTCGTACAACTCTTCGAGAGTGTGTCGTCAATGGGCACCAGGCAGGTGGCATCTTCCGAAGCAGCGGACGCGGGAAGTGGCATATTGTACCCAATCACGTTGGTCCATCCGCACACGCCGCTGAACGTGGCTCCTGGGAGCACAAACTTGTTTCCGGGCAACAGCGGCTCAGATGCGGCTTTTACGACACCGATGGTGTCGTTGTGGCGGTACTTGGGCTGGGTCTCGGACGCGGCTGCGGGCACGGGATTCCAGAATCTCTCGCTCTGGAGCGTGACCGAGCTCTTCAGGATGTCGTCAGTGGCAAAGCCCGGGTCGAGGAAGTACTTTCCCAGCGAGGCGCTGTTGTCATCCTTGATGCAGAGCTGCTGCGAGAGGAAGGACATGTCTGCCTTTCGCTGCTCGACAACACCgaggctgctgctgctgagCAGGTTGACCCTCGACACCGTCGAGCTGGGCAAGCAGTACTCCAGTGATGGAGGGCTGCGACCCTCGGGGAGGCACACCTTGCCGTTCATGGCCGCGTTGGCTCCGTCGTAAACGCAAGTCGCGCATTCGGTGAACTGCGCCTTCTCGTTGGAATCGCAGTCGGGGTCGCAGCAGCAGTTGGCGTCGCAGGTTCCCTCGGTGAGGTCGCACAGGCAGTTCTCAGCCGTGACCTTGACCACCGTCTTCGTCGGCTCGGTCGGAACGTCGGTCCAGTCGATACCGTACGTCGAGGGGGCATTCAAGCCCGCGGACTCTGCGGTGGGGCGCGTGGCGGCctgcgcgtccgccccggtgGCGAGCAGGGCACCGACCAACACTCCGGCCAGcaacgacgcgcggcggcccgcCTTCGTTCGGAGCGACGCGGTGTTCGTCATATCGTAGATGGTTAAACGAACCTTCGATCGAATTCGAggctcgacccgtgcgtggggttggcggcggcgcacttTCGTCGCGCACGCAAGCTCGCCGAACTTTTCCAGCGAAGAGATGCCACCAACGGCACCCTGCGACGGAGATCGATGCGCTGCGCCTTGGCCGCTCTCGGGAGCCACGCGATTTCGTGGAGCGCTGTCCGACGTGAAGGCTGAACAACGACCCGACGCCGATACTTCCTTCCGCGGTCacgtcacgcgcgcgcgtcgtgagTGGACGCGTCAACGGTCCGGGCTTTC
Encoded proteins:
- a CDS encoding predicted protein, with translation MTFKKRKRPPALSISNDMRTHVSGMQMKLATERELEDASLAEEVTVVEGRTFALSSKRGNRRFSCEDAYQAAPGLDGDPTRGIFSVFDGHGGREAADYAADNLHDNILREVNDVGSHLDPDEFMKQVKAAMIKGFLATDQEFLSFGDLRGGATATTAYLCKGRIWVANVGDCRAVICQGGQAVALTHDHRPDCAVEREAVERRGGEIVRERVQGILGVSRALGDRELKSYITAEPSVFCGTISESSEFLILGTDGLWDHVDNQEAVEFVRLTLSQKKGIHAACRGLVELARANRSRDDISVLVVELCSYQASGLI
- a CDS encoding predicted protein; translated protein: MAQSTRMCAGLRCNSMGSRAVGRSLGRAQVAKKTHAFIATSAAPLRVTCMANQRRVAKVQQQMRREISNMMQTDKKLRDMVYPEERMGVDNVMSCMVTVADVEVSGDLQVVKVFVSILGDERGKKNAINGLKKMEGYVRRNIGKRVSLRLTPDIRFVYDDSFERGQRVSSLLDELRVEREVREARGGGYTKSELLAVEDTITNPYGDEEDSDWIEDLDELIGEEEEEEEEEEEDIDIEAVWDELQKNAKIDD
- a CDS encoding predicted protein is translated as MSTVMQQAAATPVAILRLRGKTHSRAIRAHRLGARRQVSCAASPAEAIKDKRIPVTILTGFLGSGKTTLLNRILAGDHGKRIVVIENEFGEIDIDSELVAFKENGEEDIMLLNNGCLCCSVRGDLVDMLGRLVTEKKGQFDHILIETTGLANPAPIIQTFYLEPDLLDTLRLDGVVTLVDAKHAMMHLDEKKPEGVVNEALEQVAFADRLVLNKTDLVNQSELLSIENRVRTINNLASIQRAEKANVDLDFVLGVGGFDLDRVEDVIIGEKKEEEHGHSHSHSHSHGEAECVDPECNDPSHSHSHSHSHSHGEAAESEAECEVCGEHGHSHSHHVHDDTVTSVSLTMDGEVDLDLVNDWLGMLLNDRWQDLFRMKGVLAIEGCDDRYVFQGVHALFEGMPDKPWEDGVARSSKLVFIGKDLDRDELEAGFKACAVGASVGAASQ
- a CDS encoding predicted protein, whose protein sequence is MATNPSQLLPSELVDKCVGSRIWVIMKGEKEMVGTLRGFDVYVNMVLEDVIEYEMTPEGRRETKLDQILLNGNNIALLVPGGMPEDTA
- a CDS encoding predicted protein → MTNTASLRTKAGRRASLLAGVLVGALLATGADAQAATRPTAESAGLNAPSTYGIDWTDVPTEPTKTVVKVTAENCLCDLTEGTCDANCCCDPDCDSNEKAQFTECATCVYDGANAAMNGKVCLPEGRSPPSLEYCLPSSTVSRVNLLSSSSLGVVEQRKADMSFLSQQLCIKDDNSASLGKYFLDPGFATDDILKSSVTLQSERFWNPVPAAASETQPKYRHNDTIGVVKAASEPLLPGNKFVLPGATFSGVCGWTNVIGYNMPLPASAASEDATCLVPIDDTLSKSCTTLLNAKYLVNDLKLAKTPGSSATPTEAPTISSMKYRSRIGGKLTDLTGTVPAATFTDGSGGSGAADTCNFAVVEAHYVITHDGSGSISSFAVDLVFADVMTSTRWSAVYNANGALADPGNPSSVRVKYTVSWKLSAETVVPRSGAPGYVVGAPLLAGTKDTSSGKNAVARLKDGLTIPGAGPDGRCSGNGKSTVRFGMSQSSSCAIPLSQDNLKTFCQGSGDKAVADYLYDLISVNGVLGGTTPDKTKAPGSSVPLPAQLMDGLLYGTLDSNYDLSAKTVMVAAWANANYENIADWKSCDATDTTDCATELTAAEQLTKPSGDSAMSWDETTKTCKNVAVGVNIDVLTAKVGHLDHAQSKVQRVKVSWNLADWTYTDFPWDNAADDRQDFMLKSTVHFVEMAQDAPEGVKPASPPILPTLPADVFYPFLSAGPAGGRAAASAAWCVALVAAIFVAWVTARGDDSY